TAGAAAGTGAANNNNNNNNNNNNNNNNNNNNNNNNNNNNNNNNNNNNNNNNNNNNNNNNNNNNNNNNNNNNNNNNNNNNNNNNNNNNNNNNNNNNNNNNNNNNNNNNNNNNNNNNNNNNNNNNNNNNNNNNNNNNNNNNNNNNNNNNNNNNNNNNNNNNNNNNNNNNNNNNNNNNNNNNNNNNNNNNNNNNNNNNNNNNNNNNNNNNNNNNNNNNNNNNNNNNNNNNNNNNNNNNNNNNNNNNNNNNNNNNNNNNNNNNNNNNNNNNNNNNNNNNNNNNNNNNNNNNNNNNNNNNNNNNNNNNNNNNNNNNNNNNNNNNNNNNNNNNNNNNNNNNNNNNNNNNNNNNNNNNNNNNNNNNNNNNNNNNNNNNNNNNNNNNNNNNNNNNNNNNNNNNNNNNNNNNNNNNNNNNNNNNNNNNNNNNNNNNNNNNNNNNNNNNNNNNNNNNNNNNNNNNNNNNNNNNNNNNNNNNNNNNNNNNNNNNNNNNNNNNNNNNNNNNNNNNNNNNNNNNNNNNNNNNNNNNNNNNNNNNNNNNNNNNNNNNNNNNNNNNNNNNNNNNNNNNNNNNNNNNNNNNNNNNNNNNNNNNNNNNNNNNNNNNNNNNNNNNNNNNNNNNNNNNNNNNNNNNNNNNNNNNNNNNNNNNNNNNNNNNNNNNNNNNNNNNNNNNNNNNNNNNNNNNNNNNNNNNNNNNNNNNNNNNNNNNNNNNNNNNNNNNNNNNNNNNNNNNNNNNNNNNNNNNNNNNNNNNNNNNNNNNNNNNNNNNNNNNNNNNNNNNNNNNNNNNNNNNNNNNNNNNNNNNNNNNNNNNNNNNNNNNNNNNNNNNNNNNNNNNNNNNNNNNNNNNNNNNNNNNNNNNNNNNNNNNNNNNNNNNNNNNNNNNNNNNNNNNNNNNNNNNNNNNNNNNNNNNNNNNNNNNNNNNNNNNNNNNNNNNNNNNNNNNNNNNNNNNNNNNNNNNNNNNNNNNNNNNNNNNNNNNNNNNNNNNNNNNNNNNNNNNNNNNACCAAACAAACTTAGTatgtcctgcaaattaataCATGTCAAGAAGAAACATATAATTTGTAAACCAAAGAGACAGAGTTGTGAAGCAAAATTTGTGTATAAGCTGTAATAATACAATAAGAGATTTACAAATTCAACAAATTGTCGTCattgtattattaatttcaCTACGGTTCATAATCCTTTAAATTAGGgaaatgaaaaattttgaattgaaaattttaaacaataattattagATTGTATCCACGATTTCTACTGAACAACTTTAGACAATTTCTAATTCTATTACATGGATAAGAATCTTTCTAAAGCTAATTACAGATACtttgttcaaaaacaaaaaaaaccttattaCAGATAATGTAAATCGGATAAGACTGACCTTATCTTATATCCAACAGATTTCTCTCCTGATCCAGCATCAACGGATTGCTTCGCTTGATTCGATTAAATTTGTGTATAAGCTGTAATAATACAATaagtgaaaaacaaattaatcaaacTGTCGTGAttgaattattataatttcactACGGTTCTTAATTCTTCAAATTAGGGAActgaaaaaatttgtaaatcgGATAAGACTGACCTTATCTTAAATCCAATAGATTTCTCTCCTGATCCAGCATCAACGGATTGCTTCGCTTGATTCGNNNNNNNNNNNNNNNNNNNNNNNNNNNNNNNNNNNNNNNNNNNNNNNNNNNNNNNNNNNNggttagtttcatatttgtacttctcaattaatatagtaggatactGACTACCACCAACcagatattttaaatgatttcgAGTTTTAGTGAGTGTTTAGATGATTTGAGTGAATTAAGGAAGATATGAATTCCAGTAAAAATCACCCCAAATTAATCCGATCTAAAAGCATGCAATTTAGATATTTGTTTGTctttctaactaaaaaaatcatctaaaccatttcaaagttattaactctaatgcttaatttttttccaaaataatcgGATTTAGAAATCTGTTTAAAAATCACTAGTTCAATAACACttgattttagaatttgtttttatatttatgtttgaataaaaaaaattattaatcatttcAACAGTAATCATTCCAAATGATTGACTAAATACACCccacatttttgaaattataaaaatgattatttcCAAATAAAAACCGTTTTCTGAtccaaatattaatatgatataagattttttcacattaaatgagaattttaATCTTCCTATTAACCTCAAATTGTGGTTTCTTTATCATTGTaacatacattattaatatttgagTTTCGTGAAAAGTATATCGCTGGAAGACCATCTTAGTAAATACTTCCTTGGTGTCATAATATATTACTAGGTACCAACCCGCACATAATGCGGGATAAATCgatacaaataaatattatgaataatattgagatttttaagatttgtttgtgtaaaaaaaaatcggtaagtagagtttattttttaagattgtttagggttttaaaaaaattcagcaACATGGATATCATGTTAAGATTGCTGAgtcacatatatttaaatagttattagaatttttaaataggacacaaagtttttatttttcaaacaattAAATTGGTGAATAGatttaaaattgtttgtgaaatgttaattgtttataagattatattgtgataattaatttttaatacttGGATAgttatcagatttttttaaaaccggagaataagttttgcgtttcaaaaagttaaataggtgaataagtttaaattgtttgtggtatgtaatttacttttatgattattgtgataatttattcatttatctttttttttaaaatatagttgaATAGTCATCAGACTTTTTCAAAATAGGAGAATAAGTTTagcatttcaaaaaaataaatagatggtttataattttttgtgaaatctaatttacttttaataattaataggtTATGCAagtgataattaaatacattttaggattttaatagttgattaaatctttcctttttaaaaactaatagtaAAAACATTAACTCATATATTTCAATggtatatttatgtaaataataatgagaagtAATGACTTTTATTCAAATGGTATATGAGCTCTGTGAGCGCGACATATCAGCTTTTTGgtgagagtgcttctctattaatatataagggatgttttagagaattctttttataatataagaagttacaatttttaaatttttaatatataaataatcttatttctgattagttgaacttttttaaactagttattttttaatatgcacATTTTTacttaatcatatattttataaccaAAGGAGTAGAACATACTCTAAATATTACTCCATCCATTTTAAAATAGTGTCATTCTaagcatatttttttgtttcagtttagttGTCCTTCTCATTTTTCAATAGAAAATTATCTCATTTACttcttactaaaaaaatattaaatattataaaattttaatagtgaAACAAGAAGTTAATAATctgtttatctatttttttaaactgtgtgaaattacctagaatgataactaaaaaaatagtaGTCCCTCTGTATtagaatagatgatgttttaagaATTTATCTTGTatcataaaaattaattttttatattttttttattaattaatgctaTGAAATTATAGATTTCAAAATTCATTAAATgagaatttcaaattttgatgaaCTACTATTGATTAATagttatgttattataaataaaaatagatttatgactaaacattaattattttcttaatctatataaaaatctttaaaaatcatcatttcTGTGTGTAAATGAAGTAAGATATGAGTAAATCTTTAAATATAAGTGTCCTCATAATCAAAGATACATCATGAATGAAGCAACATTCCAACTAATTACTTACtcacaaacaaatttgattGCAAAATTTGTAATTGagttttttgaagaaaaaagatttgTAATTGAAgcaaatgatttattttatttagtattccatttttatttgtttagttcTTTCGTTGTAGGGGGGTAGGGGGGGAAACACAGCAGTCAAGGATTGAATGGCAGAATAGTAAATTTAAGTGACAATTGACTCGGTGACTTTAGAAAAAATTGCAAAACCCAAAGTGACGCAAGACTTGGCACCTTGCGTCGAGATTCCTCAATGACcctgaaatttctttttctttcctgaTAAAATCTCGTGTCTTTCCGAGTACCCATTTCGCGATTTCTTCTAAAAATCTACTCTTTTGTTGAATCTGTGATTAGTATTGACGATCTGAAGTCAAAGCTCGAGTCTTTTATCTTTGTTGTTGCtggtgtgattttttttttgtttcaatccTTGTTGCAGCTGATTTGAAGATTGTAAAGGAAgcactttttttttgcagagcGTAAGTGGGTTTTAGAGTTTAAGTTGTTTAGTATATATTGTGAGAGTGTGGTTCCGTTTTTAGTAGTTATTCTGATGGCAAATCTTTGGAAGAAGCAGAAACTGAAAGATACGGGTTTGTGTCGTTTAGGGATTCTATTTGCAGTTACAGTCTCTATAGTTTTGATGTTGGTGTCTGTACCAAGAACTGCTTTGAATAGAACTTCCATTGGCCATGATGATTTGGATGATTTGGACAAAGATTTGGAAGTTAAGCTTAATGCCTCGTTGCTAGAAGTAGCTAGAGGTAATGGAATGTCTCTTAGGTTGCATAGAAGAAACCAGTTTACGCCGAGGAATCTGGATCTGTATCCGGATTTGGCAAAAGACCGTGTGGTTATAGTCTTGTATGTGCACAATCGGGCTCAGTATTTTCGAGTAACTGTGGAAAGTTTGTCAAAGGTTAAAGGAATTAGTGAGACATTGTTGATTGTTAGCCATGATGGTTACTTTGAAGAGATGAATAGGATTGTGGAAGGTATTAAGTTTTGTCAGGTGAAACAGATATTTTCGCCGTATTCGCCTCATGTATATCGAAATAGTTTCCCCAGTGTGACCCCAAATGACTGTATAAACAAGGGTGATGAGGTGAAGACACATTGTGATGGCAATCCTGATCAGTATGGGAATCACCGATCTCCAAAGATTGTATCTTTGAAGCATCACTGGTGGTGGATGATGAACACGGTTTGGGATGGGTTGGAGGAGACTAAAAGACATGAGGGTCATATCCTTTTCATTGAGGAAGATCACTTTCTGTTTCCTAATGCCTACCGTAATATACAGACTCTCACGAGGCTGAAACCCGCAAAATGTCCTGACTGCTTTGCTGCTAATTTAGCACCTTCTGATGTGAAGTCAAGAGGAGAAGGGCTTGAAAGTTTGGTTGCAGAGAGAATGGGAAATGTTGGGTATTCGTTTAATAGAAGTGTGTGGGAGAATATACACCAGAAGGCAAGAGAGTTTTGTTACTTTGATGATTACAATTGGGATATAACGATGTGGGCAACTGTTTTCCCCTCATTTGGCTCCCCTGTTTACACGTTGCGAGGGCCTAGGACTAGTGCTGTCCACTTTGGAAAATGTGGGTTGCATCAAGGTAAAGGAGATCAGGGTGACTGCATCGATAATGGGGTGGTGAACATTGAAGTTAAGGAAACAGATAAAGTtgtaaacataaaagaagaatgGGGAGTTCGGGTGTATAAGCATCAAGCGGGTTATAAAGCTGGTTTCAAAGGTTGGGGAGGTTGGGGAGATGAAAGGGACCGACATTTATGTTTGGATTTTGCCGCTATGTATCGTTCCGGCAGCAGCAGTGAATCTCCATGAAGCTTCTAGCAAGTAAATTTGGTTATATTATACTCAGTAACTTTTTTTGAGGGGTTTCTTTCTTGTTATGTGCTTTTGTGAATCGATTGGCCTCGGGTGTCGCCTTGTATTTTTGAttgttatgtcttgtttgtATCACCTTAAGTATTTCACTTTTCACTTTCAATACGATCAGGCAGTTCTTTTTTCGCAGTCTTAAGATACGCTCCACCAATCTGATCAGGCAGTTCTTTTGCAAATCTTAAGTTGGGTATTGATTTGGGAAAGCATATGATGAAACTAATCAGAgagtgatgattttttttttctacagttTTCAAATTTATCAACCAACGTAAAACAAATAAGCAACTGGAATgaaaatttcactaaaaaatAATAGCAACTGGTTCAATGTTCACAAGAGTATGACATATTTCATCAAAGTGTAACAGAAACAATATGCgctaaatcatatttatatgGCTCAGTGATTGTATACACAATGTCACAACACTCGAGCGTCCCCCAAATATCCTCTTGGTGTTTGTCAAGAGCAATTACCGCACACCAAACCAATTTGTTGTGACTAGACACATTCTCTTCCCACAAAACCGCCAACTTTACACCATAATCCGTGACTCTGGCAACAGCATAACGGTCGTCCCACAACCTAAACAATTTTTCCAAACCTTTCGAACCCTTTAAATAGGTCCAACAGTTTTCTTCCGGGTCGTACCAGTTGATCATCCCATGACTACAACTATATAACACATTCTCTATCACACAATAAGATGTTGGGCAAAACCATCCCCTCCTCATAGCTAAGCCTCCGGCTCTCCATCTACCTTTATTCAGCTTGTAAGTCACAAGTCTCTCAATACACTTCACGTAGACACTTCCATCATACCCTA
The Camelina sativa cultivar DH55 chromosome 15, Cs, whole genome shotgun sequence DNA segment above includes these coding regions:
- the LOC104747180 gene encoding alpha-1,6-mannosyl-glycoprotein 2-beta-N-acetylglucosaminyltransferase-like; translation: MANLWKKQKLKDTGLCRLGILFAVTVSIVLMLVSVPRTALNRTSIGHDDLDDLDKDLEVKLNASLLEVARGNGMSLRLHRRNQFTPRNLDLYPDLAKDRVVIVLYVHNRAQYFRVTVESLSKVKGISETLLIVSHDGYFEEMNRIVEGIKFCQVKQIFSPYSPHVYRNSFPSVTPNDCINKGDEVKTHCDGNPDQYGNHRSPKIVSLKHHWWWMMNTVWDGLEETKRHEGHILFIEEDHFLFPNAYRNIQTLTRLKPAKCPDCFAANLAPSDVKSRGEGLESLVAERMGNVGYSFNRSVWENIHQKAREFCYFDDYNWDITMWATVFPSFGSPVYTLRGPRTSAVHFGKCGLHQGKGDQGDCIDNGVVNIEVKETDKVVNIKEEWGVRVYKHQAGYKAGFKGWGGWGDERDRHLCLDFAAMYRSGSSSESP